A stretch of the Ctenopharyngodon idella isolate HZGC_01 chromosome 14, HZGC01, whole genome shotgun sequence genome encodes the following:
- the zgc:92242 gene encoding SH2 domain-containing protein 4A — protein MLQQILADMYIDPDVLEALNEEQKKILFFKMREEQVRRWKEWEEKEGKEGIKKEKLRQKKGPCKSVSWRMGSDGDVHVCIIGESDELKSPKLILSELRDKTEANPNNINRAKAESVKSSLTKPNRAQQISTEPGIQLLLKKPEELSDSTTVSDEFKQDSGSDQSADDSRGQTDDSDSGSAEEDTGLYRPHMSNRETKVAERLRELQLHRAMKEQMSINNKTHPLDTPTDKGVVKEKDSSLSYGSRVAQLRKNFNTTSAPCVKPPIPCKPAHLLNSPSVR, from the exons ATGCTGCAGCAAATACTAGCTGACATGTACATTGACCCTGATGTATTAGAGGCCCTGAATGAGGAACAGAAGAAAATCCTGTTCTTCAAAATGAGAGAGGAACAAGTCAGGCGCTGGAAGGAGTGGGAAGAGAAGGAGGGCAAAGAGgggataaaaaaagaaaagctccGGCAAAAGAAAG GCCCTTGTAAAAGTGTGAGCTGGCGGATGGGTAGTGATGGCGACGTACATGTGTGTATTATCGGAGAATCAGATGAGCTCAAATCTCCTAAACTCATTCTGTCTGAGCTGAGGGACAAGACAGAGGCCAACCCTAACAATATCAACAG AGCAAAAGCTGAATCTGTGAAGAGCAGCTTAACCAAACCCAACAGAGCACAACAAATCAGCACAGAACCAGGGATCCAGCTACTGCttaag AAACCAGAGGAGCTCAGCGATTCTACAACAGTCTCAGATGAGTTCAAGCAGGACAGCGGTTCTGATCAGTCAGCTGACGACAGCAGGGGCCAAACAGATGACTCAGACTCAGGCAGTGCGGAGGAGGACACAGGCCTTTACAGACCACATATGAGCAACAGAGAGACAAAAGTAGCAGAAAGGCTGAGAGAGCTTCAACTGCACAGAGCAATGAAAGAGCAGATGTCAATCAACAACAAGACACACCCACTGGACACACCCACAGACAAAG GAGTGGTGAAAGAGAAGGATAGCAGTCTGTCGTATGGCAGTCGTGTGGCTCAGCTCAGGAAGAACTTCAACACCACAAGTGCCCCATGTGTCAAACCACCGATCCCCTGCAAGCCAGCTCACCTACTGAACTCCCCCTCTGTCAGATAA